From a region of the Mercurialis annua linkage group LG1-X, ddMerAnnu1.2, whole genome shotgun sequence genome:
- the LOC126661768 gene encoding probable E3 ubiquitin-protein ligase LUL2, with amino-acid sequence MGNSGSNNRRHHYYNNNHHHHQNHPHPQSEITTSQYAFAAPSSQYPNPNLPYNNNYPNYPPPPPPPPPGYYTQQPVPFYHNNYHGYPFGVAPPMISAPVEHQKAITIKNDVNVRKDSIRVEEDDQIPGKFLVSFIFDATAPGSITVAFFAKEGEDCNLIATKENVLQPVTVSFEQGIGQKFRQPSGMGIDFSMFDGVELMEENAHGVFPLMMKANAHTSNNDGSEANATGNSQITLAVFDKKEEDKYLVRVMKQILWVNGTRYELQEIYGIGNSVDVESDGNDSGKECVICLTEPRDTAVLPCRHMCMCSTCAKVLRFQTARCPICRQPVDRLLEIKVKDEVED; translated from the exons ATGGGAAATTCCGGCAGCAACAACCGTCGCCACCACTATTACAACaacaaccaccaccaccaccagaATCACCCCCACCCGCAATCTGAGATAACCACAAGTCAATACGCATTTGCTGCACCATCGTCACAATATCCAAACCCTAATTTACCTTACAATAATAATTACCCAAATTACCCtccaccaccacctcctcctccacctGGATACTACACTCAGCAGCCTGTGCCGTTTTACCATAATAATTACCATGGTTATCCTTTCGGTGTAGCTCCGCCAATGATTTCAGCGCCGGTAGAGCATCAAAAAGCTATTACTATAAAGAATGACGTTAATGTAAGAAAAGATAGTATTAGGGTTGAGGAAGATGATCAGATTCCTGGCAAATTTCTTGTTTCTTTCATTTTTGATGCTACTGCTCCTGGAAG CATTACGGTTGCATTTTTTGCGAAAGAAGGCGAAGATTGTAACCTGATAGCAACAAAAGAAAATGTACTTCAGCCCGTAACTGTATCATTTGAGCAAGGTATTGGACAGAAGTTCAGACAACCTTCTGGTATGGGAATTGATTTTTCGATGTTTGACGGGGTAGAGTTAATGGAGGAAAATGCACATGGAGTGTTTCCTCTCATGATGAAAGCTAATGCACACACATCGAATAATGATGGGTCAGAAGCAAATGCAACTGGAAATTCTCAAATTACATTAGCTGTGTTTGATAAAAAAGAGGAAGATAAGTACTTGGTTAGAGTAATGAAACAGATTCTGTGGGTGAATGGTACAAGATATGAGCTGCAGGAAATTTACGGAATTGGGAACTCTGTCGATGTTGAATCTGATGGCAATGATTCCGGAAAAGAATGCGTCATCTGCTTAACGGAACCACGAGACACTGCTGTCCTCCCGTGCAGACATATG TGTATGTGCAGCACATGTGCGAAGGTTTTGCGATTCCAAACAGCTCGATGCCCCATATGCAGGCAACCAGTTGACCGCCTCCTAGAAATTAAGGTGAAGGACGAGGTGGAAGATTGA
- the LOC126659143 gene encoding F-box/kelch-repeat protein At5g60570 yields the protein MEDEEEVMRRLIINRRGVNNGRLRLGSSDSLLPGLIDDVALNCLAWACRSDYASLACINKRFHRLIESGYLYGLRKQLGISEHWVYLVCDPRGWEAFDPVRKKWMVLPKIPCDDCFNHADKESLAVGSELLVFGRELYGFAIWKYSLIRRGWVKCEGMNRPRCLFGSGSFGAISVVAGGSDSSGNVLNSAELYDSVTGRWEMLPNMHSPRRLCSGFFMDGKFYVIGGMSSPTATVSLTCGEEYDFETRKWRTIEGMYPNVNRPAQAPPLVAVVDNQLYAVEYLTNMVKKYNKVKNSWEVLGRLPVRADSSNGWGLAFKACGEEILVVGGQRGPEGEAVVLNSWCPKSGVNNGTLDWKVLGVKDNVGVFVFNCAVMGC from the coding sequence ATGGAGGACGAGGAGGAAGTGATGCGTCGTTTGATAATAAATAGGAGAGGAGTAAATAATGGTCGGCTGCGTTTAGGATCAAGTGATTCACTTCTCCCTGGCCTTATTGATGATGTTGCGTTGAATTGTCTAGCTTGGGCATGTCGATCGGATTATGCTTCATTAGCGTGTATAAACAAGAGGTTTCATAGGCTAATAGAAAGTGGATATTTATATGGGCTAAGGAAGCAATTGGGAATCTCCGAGCATTGGGTGTACTTAGTTTGTGACCCTAGAGGATGGGAGGCATTTGATCCTGTGAGAAAGAAATGGATGGTTTTGCCGAAGATACCTTGCGATGACTGTTTTAATCACGCAGATAAAGAGTCCTTAGCTGTGGGTAGCGAACTGTTGGTTTTTGGGCGTGAGCTATATGGTTTTGCTATTTGGAAGTATAGTTTAATTCGTCGTGGTTGGGTCAAGTGCGAAGGGATGAATCGTCCCCGATGTCTTTTTGGATCAGGTAGCTTTGGTGCTATTTCTGTTGTTGCAGGAGGAAGCGATAGTAGTGGGAATGTATTGAATTCCGCAGAACTGTATGATTCTGTAACAGGTAGATGGGAAATGCTACCAAACATGCATTCACCTCGTAGATTATGCTCTGGGTTTTTTATGGATGGCAAATTCTACGTGATTGGAGGGATGTCAAGTCCCACCGCCACCGTCTCATTGACTTGTGGGGAGGAGTATGATTTTGAGACAAGGAAATGGAGGACGATAGAGGGGATGTATCCAAATGTTAACAGACCTGCTCAGGCTCCTCCGCTTGTCGCAGTCGTGGACAATCAGCTGTATGCTGTTGAGTATCTAACTAACATGGTGAAGAAATACAATAAGGTGAAGAATTCTTGGGAGGTGTTGGGGAGACTCCCCGTGAGGGCGGATTCCTCAAATGGTTGGGGTTTAGCTTTTAAGGCTTGTGGCGAGGAAATTCTAGTTGTCGGGGGACAAAGGGGCCCAGAAGGTGAAGCTGTTGTGCTTAATTCTTGGTGTCCAAAGTCCGGGGTCAATAATGGAACTTTGGATTGGAAGGTTCTTGGTGTGAAGGACAATGTTGGTGTGTTTGTTTTCAATTGCGCGGTTATGGGTTGTTGA